The Setaria italica strain Yugu1 chromosome VIII, Setaria_italica_v2.0, whole genome shotgun sequence genome includes the window tgaaACAAGTTTATTTATCATTATCACTACATATACCATAATTAGCTAGACATATGAGAACGAAGCGTTGTATGTATGGTTAGGAGAGCTAGCTGTTGTACACCTGTGTGCATGTATATCAACATCTACGTGGTGCATCGCAtgctttagaaaaaaaaactaaacgtACAATTTGTAGCCGATCATCTATAACGACACCATTGAGCAATATTATATACTATTACAATACAAAGAAGCAATATTATATAGTATTACAATACAaagaatataaataaataatctatatttaatattaaaGAAGAAAAGGCCGTCCATTTAATGACTGATcgtatgaaaaaaataattccgGCTACCCAAtctaatagtttttttttcagccgGCTACCACgcgtgttcgcttcagcttatcagccactgaacattatttttttatcataacaagccgtttcaacttttcaaccgATTTATAAACTCAGCCGAACGTTttgggcccacctgtcatccttTTGGCGTGTATCCCCCCAACCTTCTGgtctggtgctgctgctgctgcgatcTCCATTCTCCGTCTCCCCTCCCTCTGGTCTGGGAGCaagagaggaaagaagaggAGACGAGAGGCTGCCTGCTCGTGCTCGAGCTCCGCCACCGACACCGCCACCCCCTCCAACCACACCCGGCAGGCAGGGATGGACGACTACGCGCGGGAGATGATGGAGCTCAAGACGCTCGTCACCCGCACCCTCGAGAAGAAGGGCGTCCTCGCCAAGATTAGGGTTCGTTCGTCCTTCCCCATTTCCCCCGTCCCTTCCTTGATCCGCTGCCACGGATCTAGCTTGCCCTCCCCCTCCGCTTTGGGGATCTACGCCTCCGCTTCCGCGATTTCATTCCCAAAATCCGCacacctttttcttcttcttattttcCAAATTCTAGTGTGCACATTTTGAGCGCCTTGACGCTGCTGGTTGGGAATGCTCGCACATTGCTGAAGAAAAATTTCATCTCTTAAGATTCTGTTGGTCTAGTTGGCAAACCCAGTTAGGAGGAAATGTGTCATGTTACTAGGAAACTTCTTTTTTCTGGCTCCTCTGTTGTGACGACTGCGCCCACATTACTCCATGGTGGTGGGTTTGATTCTAATGGTGTGATGTCAGCAAATCTTGGTTTCCAGCTGTAGGCAATGACAGTTTCTCTAGAAGTTTGGAAAGAACAAACTTGTTCAATTCTCTCATGAAAACCTCAAATTATTTGGTGGTTATTCAGTTATTAAATATATGTCATGCATAGAGAAATATGATTACTGATGAAAAAAGTTGTTATGTGTTGAAGCACATTATGCTCAATCAAATCCACATATTTTTCACTAGTTTCCTCATGGTATTCCTTGCTGCGTGACTAGGCTGAGCTGAGAGCAAGTGTGTTTGAGGCCATAGAAGAGGAGGATCGGGTGATAGAGAATGAAGATGGTGGGAATTCTGCTCTGCTTGGTAGCTGCAATGACCGGGCTAAGCAACTGCATGCTTCACCTTCAGGTTTGCACTTCACATGTGCTGGTTAATcagttgtttcaaatttgtctGTTACTCAGAAGCCACAGCTTATCTCCGATGCTGCTACACTTATGCAACTTTATTTTCTATCATATACAGACCTCTAGAAACTTGTACTACTGTTCTCAAACATTCCACAAGGATAAAGGTTGATATTCTGCAGCATGATAATCCATTCCCTGCTGGAAATTCTGACATTTTTTGAAATATCGTAATTTTAGCTAGCAATTTAAGACTATACCTGAAAgatgcatattttgtttctcttgATTGATGGCTAGTGTGGGTCTTTGGTTTTGAATGCTTCTGTATCGGTGTTAGTTCAAAGAAGCATGCCCATGACTAGTTTATGTTGTTTTTAGTCTCATCACAGATATCTCAAATGTTTAAAGTTGTCATGCTAGCCTAAGATGATATTAAGTACTTAATGGATAAAGTTTAGCCTTGTGTTTTGCAAGCTGCCCGTAATATGGAATGGTTTTACcttctagaatttcttttgCTTGCAGGTAGGTTATTAACAGCACTTGTATGCGAATACTTGGAGTGGGCGCAACTAAGTCACACAATGAAAGTTTACTTGCCAGAATGTAACCTGGTAAGTAGTGACCATTCTTGTCATATTTTGTTTGTGCATTTCGGAAATCAACATCCACTAATGTTTCCTGTTTCATTTGTTAATCAGCCCAAGGACTTCTGGAAGAATGAACTGAAGGACTTCTCTAACAAAAGTGGAGCTGAAGGGAGCAGGAGTGCTGAAAGCGGTCCAATGCTTTTAGATGTTCTCGAAGGTTATCTGAAATACGAGGTTTATCTCTCACTTGATCATTAACATATAGTGGAATCTAGAATCATTTTATATCCTTAAGTTTCCCAgtatagaaaaaaaaggaaaaaactttGAGTAATGTACTCAGGATTTCTTCTTAGAAAACCATATGGTTCTTTATGCATCCTCCTATGCATTATGTTCGGTATCAAGGAAGGTTGTGACATTTATGATACCCATCAAAGTGTTGCCTTAAACAGAAAATAGGTGTTGTAAGTCTGGATTCTCAACTTATGTTGATACGCATAATCAAGATCAAGCACAATCTTCACTATTTAAGTTTGCTAGAAAGGTGAAGCATTCGGAGAATGTAGACAATCAGTGGCGGGTCCAAGGCTAGAAAAACAATGGAGATTATAGAAAAATTATACACATAATAGAGGTGCAAAACACTTGATCTTGTATTAAGCTTGGATCAGCCCCCCTCCTAGCCAATACCTGGGTCTGCCCCTGTAGACAATGATTCTTAGCATAATCAGAATGGGTGGAAATTGATCTATTCTTTTTGAGTTCAGTCAGTTATGTTACAATGCATGCCATTCATTATATTTACAATGAATTATCATTACCATCGTACTGAGATCTGTTTACCTGTGATTTGTTGATTTCAGCATATATCTGTTGATCTATGAACTCCAGTTCATTATGTATACGATTTTGATTTAAAAAATCAGCTTAGGTTTTCACTGTCCTTGAGCAATTAAAGCTGTTTTGCATACTTTCACTGTTGTAGCAATAAGGTCTTTGCAATTGACCTCCAAATATAGTCAAAGTTTAGCTTAAAATTTATGTTTTTCCAAGGCATGCTTTGGTTGTCTAAATATGTTCTATCTGTCAGAATTTATCTCAAACAAGGATGGGTGGTAGGAGGATGATGAGTTCAGAGTCTGAACTTTCACTAAATGCTGAACATCGGAACTCGAGGAGGCCACCATCATCATCAGTTGGGAGCCTGCCTCCTATGGGGAGGTAAGCATGATGCCATACTGTTGCCACTGTACTTATGCGTCAGTTATTTGTTTTGGCATCAGATGTGAGGGTAACATTTTACTTTGAATTTGCCAGGCCAGTCTCATCATCGCAGACATCAGGTTTGTGACCTGATATGTAATTCGTTAAATTTTTCATATGTAGTTGTATTGTTGTGCATTCTGAAATGGGTGCCCTCTGTACCTATGTTCAGACCGCAGAGGGGGTTCTTCAGCTTCGAACACGAGAAAAGATGAGTATAATTGGAGATATGACCCAGATGATATATCTGAAGAGGTGCTGCGGACATCGACTGCTCTAGAAAACATTCAGTTAGACCGGAAATCTAGGAATCTGCCGACATCTTGGAGGTTGGTGGGATGGATTGATTGATTGCTCCTCAGTTATAATGTATGTCCAATGCAATTACTTTTGGTGGAGAATGCCATGCGATGATATTGTGTTATGTGCTTTTGCAGGCATTCGGGGGATGGTGCTGAGTAACAAACAATGAAGGCTTTGGAGTCGGTTGGTTGGTTGACCCTGTATCGATCGTGTAATTTGTACCATTCATTTGCAGTGCTACGGTGCTTGGAGTGTGAGTGAGATCGCTACTATTAAAGAGATGATGCTTGACTGGTTATGGTTCTCTTGtaacaaacaaaacaaatgtTGCTGCTTAACTAAGGGTTGATTAGATTATTACTATTCATTGATGCCTACCTGCGCCTGGCTGTAGCTCACCTTGCATCGCCATCTCTACTAGATAGATATTAGTGCTCCTGGCTGCAAAATTTACACAGCCGCAGAGGGACTCTCCAGGTCCATACATTACATAAACAGGGAGTGTGGTTTCTGGTCATTTCATCTGAGACCTGGGCGCATGAGCAACTCGTCCAAGGATGCAGCGTCCAGGTTGTTGTTGACGGACGAGGAATCAGCCATGGACATGGACCTGTTGCTGTTGGACAGGAGCAGCTGCTGTTGGATTTGGATAGAGTGCTGGGGTCCCCGCTCGATGGCAATGGCGTCCTGGATCTCCTTGAGCACCTCTGAGATGGGTGGCCTCTGTGCACCCTTGGGCTTCACACACATTATTGCCACCTCCGCGATCTTCCACACCGACTGCAGGTCATAGCCTCTATCCATAGATTGATCGATGATGGCATGGATGTTGCCGCTCTCGATGTGCGATCGAGCCTGCCAAGTTCATTCATTTTCATTTTGGTTCATTTGTCGATCAACAGCAATTCACTAGCGGAACAGGAAACATGTTAATGCACGAAACCTAAAGTTACTGTTCTCTTCTTACCCACGCAACAATGTTACGGCAGTTGAGCCCAAAGTTGTCATTTGAGATTGGCTCGTGGCCTGAGATGAGCTCCAGCAAAATCACGCCAAAGCTGTAGATGTCGCTCTTCTCTGTCAGCTGCTGCGAGATATAGTACCTATCCGAAACACAACATAAATAAAAGGTTTTCAGACACAATGCTAGAGAACCATACAGAATGGAGGTTCTGTTCTTCTCAGTCAGAAAGCTTGGCCTTACTCTGGATCCAGGTATCCCACTGTTCCTCGAACTATGCTCGACACATGAGACCCATCCACTGCAGGTTTTGATAGCCCAAAGTCCGCAACTTTTGCTCTCATGTTCTTGTCAAGGAGAATGTTGCTGCTCTTGAGGTCTCTATGGATAATTGTTGGGGAGCATCCTGTGTGAAGATACTCTatacctgattttttttttcgccATTTCACATTCAGAAAACATGGCGGCCAATTGTTCATATTCAACGTACAAGAGGGAATTGCAAGACATAGCAGAGCACAGACCTTTTGCAGCATCTTCTGCAATCTCAAGACGCTTCAGCCAGCTAGTTATTTTTTCATCAGCAGCACCTGAGGAACACCACCAAAATATTACACTCATCTGTATATCTTTTCACTATGGGTACAGCCATCTAACACTCCATGTTGCTGCAGAGGTTGTTCACTGAATAATAATCGCAATTGAGAGCAAAACTAGAGATATCTGACatacaacaaaaccatgtcattcATTAAGGAGAACCTGATCTAACTACATGTTTGAGCTCAGTTAATTAAGCAATTTCCTAAACATGTAAAATCAGCAGCACAAGGACGCGAgacaggtataaaacaccaaccaatcttctgtcatgcctaaatgttaggacgcgagacaaagatcttcgtagcagcagtgccagtacacATAtatgagacaaagatctcacacgcagtagcaatggctaaacagagactgagagtctaaacataataggctaactactcggggagAAATATGgctgaaacaagagcatgacacaaaacatttacattcatcactgaataaatttcggtagtatcttcaaaattctacaaatatgctacataatgtatgcatatctttttgcaggtcaagcttcgacgACGACTCAtcaggacgctcagcgtaccttcAATGgttccgctagctcccaggctcggggggctaagtgccaattactattcggaatatctccaatggcttaTCTAGCTTCCAAGCtggggggctaagcaccaaataactactcgacatgACGCCTATGGCTCACCTAGCTCATAAGCTCGGGAGCTGGACGCTGCAAAACTActtggatgatgacttgtgtgaagactaaagaccctcggattgattaattaatcattccaaggctagGGGGCTGAttagctacacccaacagttattttttttcaagatagaagaagaagattcaagattttatgactctcagtctgattcttcgattcaacataaggctcgggggctactccatatggagtgcgactttcgctgCCCTCCATATcagcaaagatgaagattaaaaaatcaagacgatcaaacGCTTGACCACATCATAGCCTTGTGGCATCCTTGAAACACTTTGAAGATTCAgtcagacaaagtactcgaagagcactagaactactcggcgaggatctgaaaaatACTCAAGGATTGCTACACTCGACTacgaagcgctcgggggcttgtcggggataaatccccagtacccgcaaggaaggaagaagacggactcctactaagattcctctgtaatcctactaggactcataccatgtaatcctactaggactcctaccttgtaacctaCTAGTAATCCCatcccctggagtatataaaggagggcaagggttcctagatcggcagaaccacaacagaggaccaaattctcaacaccaaacaacacccaagcgctgggcgcaatatacaacaccccaaaacaGGATGTacggtattacgctactctaacggctcgaacctgtataaatctgtatcttgtgtcctcgtttTTACCTTCAAGTTACAGATCCAAcgatccccaccaaccaatctactacctcgggatactcctcggtaggttgccgggtataaaacaccgacacaagGAACATTCCTTTGATTAAATTATGATAGAAACATTTACCTTGCAAAAGAATAACTATCCAACTACTGATAGTTTACCATTGATCCTACAATGTAGATTTACCAGCAGGTGGAAGTGGACTTACCACGAAGGTGCTCTTTCAGTGTCCCATTATGCATGAACTCGTACACTAGTATGTTCTTGCCATCTTGCTGACTGTAACCAAGGAATGTAACCAGGTGTCTATGATGTATTCTAGAAAGCAATGTGACCTGAAATGAGATGTTAGCCAGATAACTAATCAATTCATCACAGCAACCATGCAGAAGAAAAATCaagtatgaaaaaaaaatggtgcaTGCAATCCTGTCATTATGCAACTATTCAGTTGACAGACACAGGAAAATGAAAGGGATGCAGACAAATATATATGCAAGAGCACTTCAAATTCCATATTTCAGGCTGCCAGTAATTGCAAGTTGCATAAAAATATATACAAGTGTTATCTCTGATTAATTTTAGAACAGAGTGAGGTTATAAGTTATGCAACTGCCTCTAGCATCTCAGGATTCGTTTTCCCAAGCACCTGTAGAAGACACCAAATAAGGCTAGTATGGGAACAGACCTCATTCAAGAATTCTCGGATGCCTTGATAAGAGTCATTTGTGAGAAGTTTGACTGCAATTTCTCTCCCATCAGCCAACTTTCCATAGTATACTATGCCAAACCCTCCAGAGCCAATTCTTCTCTCAAACTTGTCAGTAGCATCTTCAATTTCAGATAAAGAAAATCTGTGTGCTGATTCTGTAGCTACTTCACTAAAATATGAGCCAAGTTTTTTTGCTGGTGCTGCAATAACAACTGTGTCTGGAGATGGCAAAAGAGTGTGTCAATTGAGCCCTAGCATAATATTAGATGTGTCAACTGAGCTGAAGAGTGTACCTTCATGatgtttcttctttctcctACTTGTAAAGAAATAACATCCAATAGCAGCACCCAGTAACACAATGGCCCCAATCACCACGCATATAATAATTATGGTGTGGCTAATACCACTGTTTACGATGTGAAGGCCACTGTTGCCTGAAAAGCTGCAGGCATATAGTAAATTAGAACAGATGGGAGTCATGCGACCATCCAAAGAACGACATAGCTATTTGATCTACATATGTAAGCATTTTGGTGCCACTGAAGAGTGAAGGTTCTCAAGCCACAACCACAATAGTGCTTAAAAGCATGATCTGAAATAAATAATCTGCTTAAAAGAAAGTGATACTAACTTCAAAATAATGCTTCTCTTGAAAAGTGATTTTGGAACCTGTCCAGACAGCTTGTTGTTTTGGATATACCTGCAAAAGATTTAGTTCATAAGAGGGGTCCTTTTCCATAAAGACCCTTGAACAAATGTAGTTGTATGAAAAACAACAaaatcactatcatcaacagtTGTTCGAGTTTCTTGAGCAGGGAAAAAAGTCAGaaatgaacataaataaaggtAAAATAGAAAGGAAATGAAATTGAAGAAATACTGTATTATGATCTTCAAAGTATAGAACATATTAAGACAAGGTGGACAAAAGAATTTAACTTACAGCTCTTTCAAATTAGGTAGGTCTCCCAAAGAAGGTGGCAATTCACC containing:
- the LOC101782499 gene encoding protein TONNEAU 1a, which translates into the protein MDDYAREMMELKTLVTRTLEKKGVLAKIRAELRASVFEAIEEEDRVIENEDGGNSALLGSCNDRAKQLHASPSGRLLTALVCEYLEWAQLSHTMKVYLPECNLPKDFWKNELKDFSNKSGAEGSRSAESGPMLLDVLEGYLKYENLSQTRMGGRRMMSSESELSLNAEHRNSRRPPSSSVGSLPPMGRPVSSSQTSDRRGGSSASNTRKDEYNWRYDPDDISEEVLRTSTALENIQLDRKSRNLPTSWRHSGDGAE